A window of Paenibacillus polygoni contains these coding sequences:
- a CDS encoding glycosyltransferase family 4 protein, which yields MYVSILTHSFADGYNRDFERLFGGGLERYIYELCQVIRSLGHTPQVHQLSYYDSFHRHIEEIEVFGYAYDPQRIPDAFEEMASKAKGPLIYASCIWHPLRYSPNSLGICHGINWDRPSLPTEVKQEVAVSIQHALDHLETIVSVDSHFLTFCRAVCTFNDPQKIILIPNAVDTHYFKPLESALKETELEEHTLRKKTNYRKVHLHQSEEELEASDEEQPGRIRILFPRRISLERGIIPMMLSADYLLGLYPQLEIEFAGERVQGSTVGRAFEMWMKHHPHKARIFSKSYLFDEMITAYHMADIAVIPTIFSEGTSYACLEAMSCGLPVVASNVGGLNDLIQDGNNGLLVSPEESHITAALCRLIDDEDLRLQLGKQARQTALSYDEEKWKSAWKKVLIPFLR from the coding sequence TTGTACGTCAGCATTCTTACGCACAGCTTTGCAGACGGATATAACCGTGATTTCGAGAGGCTATTTGGAGGCGGGCTGGAACGATATATCTACGAGCTCTGTCAGGTGATTCGCTCACTCGGTCATACTCCACAGGTTCATCAATTATCCTACTATGATTCTTTCCACCGCCATATTGAAGAGATTGAAGTGTTTGGATATGCTTATGATCCGCAGCGTATACCGGATGCATTTGAGGAGATGGCTTCAAAGGCAAAGGGTCCCCTCATTTATGCCAGCTGTATATGGCATCCGCTGCGTTATTCCCCGAATAGTCTCGGGATATGTCACGGAATTAATTGGGATCGCCCAAGTCTTCCAACTGAAGTGAAACAGGAAGTAGCGGTCTCAATACAACACGCTCTGGATCATTTAGAGACTATTGTGTCGGTTGACTCTCATTTTCTCACCTTTTGCAGAGCCGTTTGTACCTTTAACGATCCGCAGAAGATTATCTTAATTCCAAACGCAGTTGATACTCATTATTTCAAACCGCTGGAGTCTGCTTTAAAAGAAACAGAACTTGAAGAGCATACTTTACGCAAAAAAACCAATTACAGAAAGGTTCATCTTCACCAGTCAGAAGAGGAGCTTGAAGCAAGTGACGAGGAACAGCCGGGACGGATACGAATTCTTTTTCCACGTAGAATTAGTCTAGAGCGTGGAATCATTCCGATGATGCTTTCGGCTGACTATTTATTAGGTCTATACCCTCAACTCGAAATTGAGTTTGCAGGAGAGCGGGTACAGGGAAGCACCGTGGGCAGAGCTTTTGAAATGTGGATGAAGCATCATCCTCATAAAGCACGCATTTTTTCCAAAAGCTATCTTTTTGATGAGATGATTACCGCCTATCATATGGCAGATATCGCGGTTATTCCTACGATTTTCTCTGAGGGAACTTCCTATGCCTGTCTAGAAGCCATGAGCTGCGGACTTCCGGTTGTAGCAAGCAATGTCGGCGGTCTCAATGATCTAATACAGGATGGCAATAACGGCCTGTTAGTCTCACCTGAAGAATCTCATATTACAGCTGCCCTATGCCGCCTTATTGACGATGAAGACCTCCGGTTACAGCTTGGCAAGCAGGCACGGCAAACCGCACTTAGTTATGATGAAGAGAAGTGGAAATCGGCTTGGAAAAAGGTACTGATCCCCTTCCTCAGATAG
- a CDS encoding glycosyltransferase: protein MSDPSPSISNVRKPEGNSLTAMLQVHNEEHRYLEEVLTDLSTYVDHIVIVDDASTDRTVEICKSFEKVIKLVQLPASLFAEEWKLRSILWQAAASTSPDWLLAVDADELYEERAKRNIRGLINQNRYDSVSFRLYDLWGSRQYYREDNLWQAHKGATMTLVRFFKDYPYFYPKMQHHVPRLPLTCSALPGLTTDLRIKHLGWSGPLEERVEKYVRYKKMDPEGRWGNVAQYESILDLKPNLLEWKEED from the coding sequence ATGTCAGATCCTTCTCCCTCTATCTCTAATGTACGTAAACCAGAAGGTAATTCATTGACCGCCATGCTGCAAGTACACAATGAGGAACATCGCTACTTGGAAGAGGTACTTACGGACCTCTCTACGTATGTTGATCACATTGTTATCGTTGATGATGCCAGTACAGATCGTACAGTCGAGATCTGTAAGTCATTTGAGAAGGTAATCAAGCTTGTACAGCTGCCAGCATCCTTATTTGCAGAGGAATGGAAATTACGTTCTATCCTGTGGCAAGCCGCTGCTTCTACTTCTCCCGACTGGCTGCTTGCTGTTGATGCTGATGAATTGTATGAAGAACGGGCCAAGCGTAATATACGAGGGCTTATTAATCAGAATCGTTATGACTCAGTCAGCTTTCGGCTCTATGATCTGTGGGGCAGCCGGCAGTATTACCGGGAAGATAACTTGTGGCAAGCACATAAAGGGGCAACCATGACACTTGTTCGCTTTTTCAAAGACTATCCCTACTTTTATCCCAAAATGCAGCATCATGTACCTCGGCTGCCGCTTACCTGTTCCGCGCTTCCAGGGCTTACCACAGACTTACGTATCAAGCACCTGGGCTGGTCAGGACCACTCGAAGAACGGGTTGAGAAATATGTCCGCTACAAAAAAATGGACCCGGAAGGGCGATGGGGAAATGTTGCCCAGTATGAGTCCATTCTGGATCTGAAACCCAACCTTCTGGAATGGAAGGAGGAAGATTAA
- a CDS encoding ATP-binding cassette domain-containing protein, with translation METIIQVENLKKKYKNSERAAVDGISFEVGKGEFFALLGPNGAGKTTTISILTTTLSKTEGMVKIAGYDVEKEASMVRQNVGIIFQNPSLDLDLTAEENIRLHVSVYGVYPYRPFYSMMPAAYKQRIEELAEIVGIHENLFKKVKGFSGGMKRKLEILRSLMHKPQILFLDEPTQGLDASARQSLWAYLQKIRKEENMTIFLTTHYLEEAEEADRVCMVTKGKIAVLGTPDEIKRQLLGDRSMIIGASDLTELKEELISLQTDFTEVNDALKVTYQEQTPQQLLSQLRTPLTRLEIHQPTLEEAYLELVQQNERE, from the coding sequence GTGGAGACGATTATACAAGTAGAAAACTTAAAGAAGAAATATAAAAATAGTGAACGGGCAGCAGTAGATGGCATTAGCTTTGAGGTAGGGAAAGGAGAGTTTTTTGCTCTTCTAGGCCCAAACGGTGCGGGCAAAACCACGACGATTTCCATATTAACCACAACGTTATCAAAGACAGAAGGAATGGTTAAAATTGCAGGTTATGACGTTGAAAAAGAGGCATCTATGGTGCGCCAAAATGTAGGCATTATTTTTCAGAACCCAAGTCTTGATCTCGATTTAACGGCTGAGGAAAATATTCGATTACATGTGAGTGTATATGGGGTGTATCCGTATCGACCGTTCTATAGTATGATGCCTGCTGCTTATAAACAGCGAATTGAAGAGCTTGCGGAAATTGTAGGTATACATGAAAACCTATTTAAAAAAGTAAAAGGATTTTCAGGAGGAATGAAAAGGAAGCTCGAAATTTTGCGAAGTCTTATGCATAAGCCGCAGATTCTATTTTTAGATGAACCGACACAGGGACTTGATGCATCCGCACGTCAATCTCTATGGGCGTATTTACAAAAAATTCGCAAGGAAGAGAACATGACCATTTTTCTTACAACGCATTATCTTGAAGAAGCTGAGGAAGCGGACCGAGTTTGTATGGTTACAAAGGGGAAAATAGCAGTCCTAGGTACACCTGATGAGATCAAGCGGCAGTTGTTGGGTGATAGATCAATGATCATTGGAGCAAGCGATCTTACAGAACTAAAGGAAGAGCTGATTTCATTGCAGACAGATTTTACAGAGGTAAATGACGCTTTGAAGGTCACGTATCAGGAACAAACGCCACAGCAGCTGCTGTCGCAGCTTCGCACACCGCTTACAAGGCTTGAGATTCATCAGCCTACTCTCGAAGAGGCTTATCTAGAATTGGTACAACAAAATGAAAGGGAGTAG
- a CDS encoding response regulator transcription factor, whose product MPTILIVDDDSHIRELLNHLLKKEGFTTAEASNGIEALEVLEKIKVDLVILDIMMPGMDGWDLCKELADDYNSIPLLMLTAKGEITHKVRGFQLGTDDYLVKPFDPMELVVRVHALLKRYRVAASQQVEIGKLKLDRSTFECYDGEEAITLPLKEFELLFLLASYPGKTFPRDQLIERIWGYDYEGVERTVDVHIGRLRDRFKSDDHAFTIRTIRGLGYRFEVKR is encoded by the coding sequence ATGCCAACGATTCTTATTGTAGATGATGATTCACATATTCGTGAGCTGTTAAATCACCTGCTAAAGAAAGAAGGTTTTACTACCGCAGAAGCTTCCAATGGAATCGAAGCACTTGAAGTCTTGGAGAAGATAAAGGTTGATCTTGTCATTCTGGATATTATGATGCCGGGTATGGATGGCTGGGATCTTTGCAAGGAGTTAGCTGACGACTATAACAGCATTCCGCTGTTGATGCTTACTGCAAAGGGCGAAATTACGCACAAGGTTAGAGGGTTTCAACTTGGTACTGATGATTATCTTGTAAAGCCCTTTGATCCGATGGAGCTGGTTGTTCGGGTACATGCACTCCTTAAACGTTACCGAGTTGCTGCTTCACAGCAAGTTGAGATAGGTAAATTAAAACTTGATCGCAGTACATTCGAATGTTATGACGGAGAGGAAGCGATAACGCTTCCTCTAAAAGAGTTTGAACTTTTATTCTTGCTGGCAAGTTACCCAGGGAAAACTTTCCCTCGTGACCAGCTCATTGAAAGGATATGGGGCTATGATTATGAAGGAGTGGAACGCACTGTAGATGTACATATTGGCCGGCTGCGTGATCGTTTTAAGTCTGATGATCATGCTTTTACGATACGGACGATTCGTGGTCTAGGCTACCGATTCGAGGTGAAAAGATGA
- a CDS encoding ABC transporter permease, with translation MGVCLKTWRLASYNYLQFIMIGMMVNNIFTGLVTGMSSLIEERNTNFTQELYVSPISRYSIILGKMIGASFTSLVGLIGILIISLLMQIPLGGIHIVYLFLISPLFCLVGGALGIFFIGFVQDSKTADMGSILLIMPQMFLSGAMIPIQHSTGILGILAKIMPMTYCIDFARAVFYAGTPVYDQIVLHHPVTNLIVMAGFFLVFTVVGTLMFTRSERNR, from the coding sequence GTGGGAGTTTGTCTCAAAACATGGCGGCTGGCCTCGTATAATTATCTACAATTTATAATGATTGGTATGATGGTGAATAATATTTTTACTGGTCTTGTTACTGGTATGAGTTCTTTAATAGAAGAGAGAAATACTAACTTTACGCAAGAACTTTACGTTTCTCCGATTTCTAGGTATTCTATTATCCTTGGTAAAATGATCGGTGCAAGTTTTACTAGTCTCGTTGGTCTAATAGGGATTTTGATTATTTCTCTTCTTATGCAAATCCCACTAGGTGGAATACATATCGTATATTTGTTTCTCATCTCTCCGCTATTCTGTTTAGTGGGTGGAGCATTAGGAATATTTTTTATCGGTTTTGTCCAAGACAGCAAGACGGCAGATATGGGTTCCATTCTGCTAATTATGCCGCAAATGTTTCTCTCAGGTGCAATGATTCCAATTCAGCATTCTACTGGAATATTAGGTATTCTTGCTAAAATCATGCCGATGACATACTGCATTGACTTTGCACGTGCCGTATTTTATGCAGGCACTCCCGTATATGATCAGATTGTTCTCCATCATCCGGTTACTAACCTGATTGTGATGGCTGGATTCTTCCTTGTCTTTACCGTTGTCGGAACGCTGATGTTCACGAGATCAGAACGAAATCGCTAA
- a CDS encoding sensor histidine kinase: protein MINPDDRYEAGPMKQLIESINDMAANLGKLESMRQDFISDVSHEIQSPLTSISGFARILKEEKLSEDIRNHYLDIIEKESVRLSKLSENMLRLASLDSEQHPFYPVPMRLDKQIQSLILACEPQWLAKDLEMIVGLRQINMEADPDLLSQVWVNLLHNAIKFTPEKGTIQVFLEADEKEAIVRVEDTGIGISEEDQEHIFERFYKADKSRTHSSGGSGLGLSIIEKIVMMHGGTVCVESSLGQGTTFTVRLPLVAEKQDLSVLLR from the coding sequence ATGATCAACCCTGATGACAGGTATGAAGCGGGACCTATGAAACAACTAATCGAAAGCATTAACGATATGGCAGCTAACTTGGGCAAGCTGGAGTCCATGCGTCAGGATTTTATTTCTGATGTGTCTCATGAAATTCAGTCCCCTCTCACCTCGATCAGTGGTTTTGCAAGAATACTGAAGGAAGAAAAGCTGAGTGAGGATATACGGAATCATTATTTAGATATTATTGAAAAAGAAAGTGTTCGGCTCTCTAAGTTGTCTGAGAACATGCTGCGGCTTGCATCTCTCGATTCCGAGCAGCATCCGTTCTATCCTGTACCGATGAGGCTGGATAAGCAGATTCAGTCTTTAATCCTGGCTTGTGAGCCGCAGTGGCTTGCCAAAGATTTGGAGATGATTGTAGGCCTGAGGCAGATTAATATGGAGGCTGATCCGGACTTGTTATCTCAGGTATGGGTAAATCTTCTTCACAATGCGATTAAGTTCACTCCGGAAAAGGGGACAATTCAAGTTTTCTTGGAAGCAGATGAAAAAGAAGCGATAGTTCGGGTGGAGGACACAGGAATTGGGATATCGGAAGAGGATCAGGAACATATTTTTGAACGATTTTATAAAGCGGATAAATCAAGAACTCATTCGAGCGGGGGAAGTGGACTTGGACTTTCCATTATTGAAAAGATCGTAATGATGCACGGGGGAACAGTATGTGTAGAGAGCTCCCTTGGACAAGGAACGACATTTACTGTAAGGCTGCCTCTTGTTGCAGAAAAGCAGGACCTGTCGGTCCTGCTTCGCTAA